The window AGCCGCTCCTCTCTCCAAAAGTATTGAGGGTAATGGTTTCTTGTATATCTTTCCAAGGATCTGTTATGTTgataaaatttgtatatatgCCTATATTCTTTTACCCCTTACATATAATACATATCGTTCTATACTGTTATATTGAATAATTCTGTGCACCTGTCATTTCACCCCTATCTACAGTGTATCTGTAGGATACATTCCCAAaagaggaattgctgggtcaaaaaaTAATGTGCATTTGTCATTTGGATAAATATTGCCCTCTGaggatatattaaaaaaaaaaaaaaaatcctctcatggtttcttccagcactttaacagtttggggttttgttgcAGTTCATTTGTGATCCACTTTAATTTATCCTGGCTTAATGGATACttagtaagaaaaacaaattatttacaaTATTAAACTCCTCGCTTATAGTGGAAATTCAAGTGCTGGTTGTCCTCATCTGTTAGATCACAGGATCTAGATGCAAATAAGGACATCTTGCAAAGGTTCAGCTTACGCTGGGAATGAGTAACATAGCCAGACCTCTGCTCTGCTGCATGCCGGTTTGCTTCCAGAGTCACACTGGAGTGAAGAGGGAAGCTCTGAGAGCTCGAGTTCCACCCACAAGTGAAATTTTCACTTCTGTAGAACTCTAGTCGCTGGTTGGATCTTCCTTCCGAAATCCTGTAAGTTGCTTTAGTCATCTAAATAAAAAGACGTGGTCTCCCCTGTagtgctggggtgtgtgtgtgtgggctgCATGAATTGGGGTATGACAGTAGATAGGAAGAGCACTGATTTTATTCCTGTAGAGATTCTCTAGACCTGTTACTCACTGGCAGACCTCAGCAGCTGCACTGAAATGTCAGATGGATTTGAACAGCTGACTCAAGTTGCCAAAATGAGAGCGGCACAGTAGTTTCATAAATTGACCCAATCCAGCCAAGCGCTGCTTAATATAGATACGGCGTGAGCTTAGCTGCAGTCCCCCCTGGCTGCTCGGCACACACCACCGGGATCCTCGGGGGAAAATCTCTTCAAGTAGTGTTAACCTGGAATGTTTGTTCACTGGGGGGATTCCCTGagagttttttattattttgagagtcttgattatttctccttttctagtaacagagaaaaatataggagaaaaaaatcatgtcaGAACACAGCAGGAATTCAGATGAAGAAGAACTCTTTGATGAGGAGATTGATGAAGATGAAATCTTGGCCAACTTGTCCCCCGAAGAGCTGAGAAAACTGCAGTCGGAAATGGAAGTGATGGCCCCTGACCCCAGGCTTCCCGTGGGAATGATTCAGAAGGATCAGACTGACAAGCCACCCACGGGAAACTTTGACCATAAGTCTCTTATGGATTATATGTATTGGCAAAAGGCATCCAGACGCATGCTGGAAGACGAACGTGTCCCTGTCACCTTTGTGCCATCCCAGGTAATCAGGGATTTGTGTATAGCAGAGAAACGGCTGCCTGGGCCCGAGCAACAGGTGTCCATGGGGCAACTATCATTTCTCAAGACTTCATGTTTGGTCTTGTTTGGTTGCCACTGCTAGATTAAATCATAACATTTAATCTGATGTCAGATTGGAACTTCCTGAAACACTTACATGGTATAACTGGGAAGGAAAAGTGGTAGTTTTTGTgtaaatgtctcttttttttttttttttaagattttatttatttgacagagaaagagagacacagcgggagagggaacacaagcagggggagtgggagagggagaatcaggcttcccgtggagcaggagcccgatgtggggccgatcccaggactctgggatcatgacctgagccgaaggcagacgcttaacaactgagccacgccgGCGCCCCtaaatgtctctttaaaaaaaatggctgtGGGGTTCACTGTGTAAGAAAGCCTGATTCTACAGACATGAAACTTAATGAATTAACTCATAACCTATAAGCATTTGTCCTTAACTCCTTTTCTTTGgtgcactccttttttttttagctctgtaCCCCTCCTTCTGCTTATACATTCATAGGCAGTATTTCACGTACAACTGAAAGGGTGTTACAGCCCTTCTGAAGTCCTACCACATAACCTGCAGTTCAACCAATTAAATGACCCCAAAAATTCCATATTAACACAGCTTATTGGATATCAGTAAGACATTTAGAAATTGATAGCTATTAGATGGTTGTTGAAAGACGttctttctgaaatatatttcttatatgaGCACTAGAGTTGTGGTTGAATCTATGAACCTATTACATATCAGCATACTTTTATTTAACGTTCCACTTAAAAATGACATAGCCAAAGGAAGACCAAGATCCCCCCAGGTAAAGACTCTTTAAGTTATGCCTGCTGGTACAGCTGTATCTTGTCACATTGCTCTCACGCTGGCTGTAATTAAGGAAACTTATAAACTGGTTTCATGGTCAGAAGAGTTTAAATGCGTACTAACGCGTACTAAACTTAAGAAATTGCTAGTTTGGTCAGGTTGGAGTTAAAGATACAATCTGCAGATATTTGGAATCAACATATTATACAATTGGGGTAAAAACCAATTCTATCTGAATgcaaatttcagaaaaagaaaattgggtactttgaacactttttctttccttggtaTAGTTTAAACAGCTTGATGATTGGCTCCCCCTGCTGGGACAGATGAGAAATGCAGTGGGGACGTCTTTAAGGTGGTTAGGATGACTGTTGTCAACTGTCACTTCCAACCTACAATATGTTGTAAGCAAGATCAAGTTCTTGCTTGGAAATGCTACACCAGTGTCCGAAATGACACCTATGAGGTAGACATGGGGTATAGGCAAGCACACTAATTGATGGGCAAGGATCTAATAAAGGTCATTGTTTAGAGACTGCTAATTTCCTTTCTAGACTAAGTAATTGTTTCTAAATGTCTGTATAATCCTGCCCTCTTTTGTAGCTGGCACTGTCCCCTAGATACTTTGTTTCAAAAGAAACTGGACTTGTGATCCTGTCCTTGGAGTAGTCAGGACTGTTGTCACAGAGTTGAGGAGACAAAAAATCCAAGTCTAGGTCTTTGGTATATTTCAGAGTATCATAGTGCTCTCATTTTTCCCACAATATATTATGTTTTCAGGGACAGTTGATATACACATTATACTAGATTAGCAGATATCCTGGGAATGTAAATTTTGTTTAGGGCAACAAGTAAATTGTGTAACCCAGGACTACTGAATACAAAAATGCCTATTCGgctatatataaaacaaagactTCAGTGTATTGATCGAGTAACTCCATAAGGTTttcaaagcaaataatttttgGACCACTTCTAGAATTGAacaccattttaaaaaacaatacagaatccaaaaacaaaattagGTTTCATTTTACCATATGGAATGAGATGAAGACAACCAAAAagtatgtgtttgtatgtatcTGTAGTATGGCTATAAAAGTTCATCCTTATTTAGATTATATTTACTTACAAAACTAATATGtgtatcttgtttttaaaaaaacattcaaacaCTTTAGAATTATATAATGTAAAAACTGAAAATCCCTCAAATACATCCCCTCcccagttatctttttttttttttaagattttatttttaaagtaatctgtacacccaaagtggggcttgaactcacaacactgagatcaggagtcaggtGGTCCagcagctgagccagccaggtgccacacCCTTCCCTGTTACCTTAATGGTTCCCTCTCTTTCTAAGAGAGAACTGCTGATTGGGTAAACATTAAAACAGACTTGTTTTTCTTAtacatttataaacttttatatgttgtatatgcgtttttatatatgtatatgcacacaaaTGGATactatatacaccacttctttgCTTACTTTTTTCACTTCCTAATAAATCTCTTATTTCCAGTAGCAACTGCTCTGCTTCCTGTTTCTCCATTGCCATGCATTCTAACCCACATAAACCTCTCTTTTAGGTGGACACTCAAGAGCAGCATGAAGAACTAGACAAAGGTAATAAAAATGTGTCCCAGTATTTAAAAGGAAAGCTCAACAATGAAATCGCTGCAAATAAGAGAGAATCAAAAGGCAGCGATGATGTCCCAGAAACCAATGATGCTGATGGTGAAGAAGATGAAGGAGATGACGAGGATGAAGATGACGAGGATGAGGATGGCGAGGATGAAGATGAGGAAGGAGAAGATGACAGCGAAGAGAGTGTGGAAAAGCCACAAAGAGGAGTGCAAGGCGAGGTAAAGGAGCAGATCAGAAATGGCGAGAGCAGCCGCCCACAAGTAAAGGCATTTGGAGAACAGAAAGACAGACCAGAGGCCCAAgaaaaaggtgagaaaaaaatatcaaaattagaTCCCAAGAAGTTAGCTCTAGATACCAGTTTTCTAAAAGTGAGTGCAAGGCCTTCAGGAAACCAAACAGACCTGGATGGGAGCTTGAGGCGCGTTAGACAGAATGACCCCGACATGAAGGAGCTCAACCTGAACAACATTGAAAACATCCCCAAGGAGATGTTACTGGACTTTGTCAAtgcaatgaagaaaaacaaacacatcaaAACCTTCAGCTTAGCAAACGTGGGCGCGGATGAGAACGTCGCGTTCGCCTTGGCGAACATGCTGCGGGAAAATAGGAGCATTACCACTCTCAACATCGAGTCCAATTTCATCACAGGTAAAGGAATTGTGGCCATCATGAGGTGCCTCCAGTTCAATGAGACGCTCACCGAGCTTCGGTTTCACAATCAAAGACACATGCTGGGCCACCAAGCCGAAATGGAAATCTCCCGGCTCTTGAAGGCGAACACCACTCTCCTGAAGATGGGCTACCATTTTGAGCTCCCAGGTCCCAGAATGGTGGTAACCAATCTGCTCACCAGGAATCAGGACAAGCAACGGCAGAAAAGACAAGAGGAACAGAAGCAGCAGCAGTTCAAAGAGCAGAGGAAGTTGATAGCCATGTTGGAGAATGGGTTGGGGCTGCCACCTGGAATGTGGGAGAGGTTGGGGGGACCCATGCCCGATCCCAGGATGCGGGAGTTCCTCCaacctcctcctcagcctcccaaCCCCCAAGCGGCCCCCTTCGGTCAACAGAATGAAATGATCAAGAAGCCGTCACAGCCTCCGAAGTACAGGACGGACCCTGACTCCTTCCGAGTGGTGAAGCTGAAGAGGATCCAGCGCAAGTCTCGGATGCCCGAGGCCAGAGAACCACCTGAGAAGACCAACCTCAAAGATGTCATCAGAACGCTCAAACCGGTGCCAAGAAATAGGCCACCCCCACTGGTAGAAATCACTCCCAGAGATCAGCTCTTGAATGACATTCGTCACAGCAACGTCGCCTATCTTAAGCCCGTAAgtagagagaaggagaaatggtGAACGAGCTCCCGTGTATCCCACCTCTCCCGCTGCTTGTTTTAACATATGGAGAGTCTCATTAGTGGTGACTAACTGGAGGAAGCCCATCAGCGTTACCAGGGAACCAAAATTACTAATTATCCCCAAGGATGTGCATATATGTAGACAACTTTATAACAGTGATAttcatagctaacatttattaagcacttactatagGCCAGATGCATTATATGAATTAACTCTTCATCTTAACAACCCAATGacataggtattattattctccccattttataaaagagaaattgaggcttagagaagttcaATACCATGTATAGGAGATAGAGCTAGAAAGAGGTAGAGTTGACATTGAAATTTGGCTCCAGGCCCAGGGTCAAGCGTTTATTCATCCCAGCCACAGAGCTGACCTTCAGAGATCTCGAGGAACCTGCTGCGGGAATAATAAAGGACAAAGCCTAAATTAGGCCCGTCACTTGTAAGTAACTGAGTGCttccaaaatgtttaaaaatagttgGTTCTTTTTTAGTAGATGAAGAGAGACTGCCTGCAACTGCACTCATATACTCACTTTTTTAGGTGGACAAATGGTAAACTTCAGGTTAGCATCACCATGAATTAATGGAGTTTTGACTATTATTTCAGCTTTAATGTTTACAGTGATCCACGATTAACTGCTGCTGATACATGAAAATGTGTTATTCCTTGCAGGTaaagttgaagaaataatgtttttTGTCATTACTATGATAGCATTTATGGAATCTGAAAGGAGTATGTCCAAAAGTCACAGGTAGTTGATAATGaactgtgttattttaaaatctagtgtGTAATTTAGCCCAAATAGTCCATCTGTTATTTCATCATAGGGAGTCACAATTTCTTCAAGATGTGTTACACAGATGTATATCCCTTATTCTCATCTCCTGGTTATGCAGAACTGACAGCATTCCATTCTTCTCAATCAAAGAAGACTTTCCACTATGTCATAGAGGGATTCTGATTCTTCCTATGGTAGAAGCCAGGGTGAGAACACTAGAAGGTCCCGTGAGGTCAGGCAAGAGTTCTTTGCCTGCCCTTTGGGTACTACATCAAGACTTTCTGCACCTGCTCTTCTCCAGGCAGCCAGACCCCTgtagggggggtgggtggggtgttGATTTGAGAGAAACTAGCTCTGTCACTGTGTAACCAGTCATTGGTAAGGCATATCCAAGCTGCCTGGGAGGCTGTACCATCAGAAAATAACAGTCTGAAAAGACTGAAAaggagttgttgttgtttttaatttttatttatttatttttgagagacagagagagtgcatgcagggggaggaggggcagagggagagggagagaatcttaagtaggttcgacgcccagcacagagctgaatgctgggcttgatctcatgattctgagatcatgacctgagctgacatcaagagtcagacacttgggatgcccagtggctcagtcggttaagcatctgccttggctcaggtcatgatcccagggtcctgggatcgagtcccgcatcaggctcctcgctcagcgggaagcctgcttctccctctccttctgcccctccccccattagtgtgcgctctctctctctttctctcaaatgaataaaatcttaaaaaaaaaaaaagtcgggacacttaaccaattgagccacccaggtgccctaagagaagtctttttaaaatctacattAGAGGTGGCCTGTGGATTCAGAGTAGAAGAGAGAATGAAGTTCAGATGATTATCTGACCCAATTCCCTGCCTTCTGAGGGAGTGTTCTACTGAGCAAGTCTGCTTACCCTGGAGTCTGTTTCATTCTACCCATTCACTTATTCGTTAATGTAGCATATACTTACGTAGTGCACCTGCATGTCAGCTACCATCAGAGGGGCAGGGATATAGCGGTGAATAAGACAGGCACAGTCTTGACCTCACGGAACTTACGGTCTTGGTTTTGTAATTTCCACAGTCAGGACACTCTGCCTTTTAGTCAACTGAAAACACTTCAACTTTGAGTCGAGATTCTAGaacaaaagacattaaaataaatttatgaggATAATGACAAAAATGTAACCCCTGGCTAATtgctacatttttaattttcaattagtTCTAAACTgctatcaattttatttattttttttttaaagattttatttatttatttgagagagagagaatgagagacagagagcacgagagggaagagggcagagggagaagcagaccccctgctgagcagggagcccgatgtgggactcgatcccaggactccaggatcatgacctgagccgaaggcagtcgcttaaccaactgagccacccaggcgccctaaactgcTATCAATTTTAAACTGTGTTTTGTTTGTGCTTAATGTCCACTAAGAAAGGAACATGCTTCAAAGTAAACTCTGA of the Halichoerus grypus chromosome 1, mHalGry1.hap1.1, whole genome shotgun sequence genome contains:
- the LMOD3 gene encoding leiomodin-3, whose translation is MSEHSRNSDEEELFDEEIDEDEILANLSPEELRKLQSEMEVMAPDPRLPVGMIQKDQTDKPPTGNFDHKSLMDYMYWQKASRRMLEDERVPVTFVPSQVDTQEQHEELDKGNKNVSQYLKGKLNNEIAANKRESKGSDDVPETNDADGEEDEGDDEDEDDEDEDGEDEDEEGEDDSEESVEKPQRGVQGEVKEQIRNGESSRPQVKAFGEQKDRPEAQEKGEKKISKLDPKKLALDTSFLKVSARPSGNQTDLDGSLRRVRQNDPDMKELNLNNIENIPKEMLLDFVNAMKKNKHIKTFSLANVGADENVAFALANMLRENRSITTLNIESNFITGKGIVAIMRCLQFNETLTELRFHNQRHMLGHQAEMEISRLLKANTTLLKMGYHFELPGPRMVVTNLLTRNQDKQRQKRQEEQKQQQFKEQRKLIAMLENGLGLPPGMWERLGGPMPDPRMREFLQPPPQPPNPQAAPFGQQNEMIKKPSQPPKYRTDPDSFRVVKLKRIQRKSRMPEAREPPEKTNLKDVIRTLKPVPRNRPPPLVEITPRDQLLNDIRHSNVAYLKPVQLPKELA